Proteins encoded within one genomic window of Triticum aestivum cultivar Chinese Spring chromosome 2D, IWGSC CS RefSeq v2.1, whole genome shotgun sequence:
- the LOC123054267 gene encoding protein unc-45 homolog A: MAGAEAVERAHELYRGGRHREALELYSAALAAARGPAQRIALHSNRAACYLKLHDFHKAAEECTSVLELDTEHAGALMLRAQTLVTLKDYQSALFDVNRLIEINPSSEVYRNLHARLKTQLSLAPIPESEEESLYTEEDKEDLPPKDNTKNETVVVKSDQPSAKVILENKPVMKALKVEVPPNLPSKPEGGGTIQKPKGHSELDYKEPLTEAPKVQVSPSLPSKPECRGTIQKPKGHSGLDYSKWDKVEDDSSEDDEDDDEDDLPRYKFKVRTIGVRTVK; the protein is encoded by the exons ATGGCGGGGGCGGAGGCGGTGGAGAGGGCGCACGAGCTCTACAGGGGCGGCCGCCACCGGGAGGCGCTCGAGCTCTActcggcggcgctggcggcggcgcggggccccGCGCAGCGCATCGCCCTGCACAGCAACCGCGCCGCCTGCTACCTCAAGCTCCACGACTTCCACAAG GCCGCAGAAGAGTGCACATCTGTCCTCGAGTTGGATACCGAGCATGCTGGAGCTCTCATGCTACGTGCCCAGACTCTTGTCACTCTAAAAGATTACCAGTCGGCTCTATTTGATGTAAACAGGTTAATTGAGATAAATCCATCCTCTGAAGTATATCGGAACCTTCATGCGCGACTGAAGACACAGCTG TCGCTAGCCCCGATTCCAGAGTCTGAAGAGGAGTCCCTGTATACTGAAGAAGACAAAGAAGATCTGCCACCAAAAGACAATACAAAGAATGAGACTGTCGTTGTTAAGTCTGATCAACCTTCTGCAAAAGTGATTCTTGAAAATAAACCTGTAATGAAAGCTCTGAAGGTTGAAGTGCCTCCCAATCTGCCTTCAAAACCCGAGGGTGGGGGGACCATACAAAAACCAAAGGGCCATTCAGAGCTTGATTACAAGGAACCTTTAACGGAAGCTCCAAAGGTTCAAGTGTCTCCCAGTCTGCCTTCGAAACCCGAGTGTCGGGGGACCATCCAAAAACCGAAGGGCCATTCAGGGCTTGATTACTCGAAATGGGACAAAGTTGAGGATGATTCGAGTGAagatgacgaggatgatgacgaagatGACTTGCCACGGTATAAGTTCAAAGTCAGAACCATCGGTGTGCGTACCGTGAAGTGA
- the LOC123049808 gene encoding non-specific lipid transfer protein GPI-anchored 20 has translation MDLRALALAATVFLALAAPAPVLGQGVATSCTASLITSFTPCLSFLTNSTNGGGSSPTADCCRSLSAVVTTSTSCACLILTGNVPLGLPINRTLAVTLPKACNSMSVPLQCKDTSAQLPAPGPVAVSPAMPPLPPMTPEAPEPPSETTLTMPPTSQTQGQTRPQVVPSSAWRRDTASVSVMLLSIIGAMLV, from the exons ATGGACCTCAGGGCGCTCGCCTTGGCTGCTACCGTGTTCCTCGCCCTGGCCGCGCCGGCGCCAGTACTCGGGCAGGGCGTGGCGACGTCGTGCACGGCGTCGCTCATCACCAGCTTCACGCCGTGCCTCAGCTTCCTCACCAACAGCACCAACGGCGGGGGGTCGTCGCCGACGGCGGACTGCTGCCGGTCCCTGTCGGCGGTGGTGACCACGAGCACCAGCTGCGCCTGCCTCATCCTGACCGGCAACGTGCCGCTCGGCCTGCCGATCAACCGGACCCTCGCCGTCACGCTGCCCAAGGCCTGCAACTCCATGTCCGTCCCGCTCCAGTGCAAAG ATACGTCGGCTCAGCTCCCAGCTCCTGGCCCCGTCGCAGTCTCTCCTGCCATGCCCCCGCTGC CGCCAATGACGCCGGAGGCGCCGGAACCACCGTCTGAGACCACCCTGACGATGCCGCCGACTAGCCAGACCCAGGGGCAGACGAGGCCGCAGGTGGTGCCCAGCTCTGCCTGGAGGAGGGACACTGCGTCTGTGTCCGTGATGCTGCTCTCCATCATTGGAGCCATGCTGGTCTGA